ACTTTTGGACCATATCCGGATTCAAAAACTTACTTTTAATGAAACTGATAGGACTGCCACTATCTAACAAAGCcgtaaaattcatttcaaattgttCGCCATCGTCCTCGAAATACAATGCAATTTGTGGGTGAAATTCAGAACGTGACTTTTTCTCAATATTTGTAACTTCAGAGTTATtcgatttctttttattttcgggACAGTCTTTGATGACGTAATCCGTTGACGAACAGATAAAGCAAGAACCTTTCGGCCTTTTCTCTTTCTTGCAGTCATTTGCAATATAACCGAACGCGCTAAAATTATAACACTGGACTCTCTTTTTATCGCTGGGTTTCTCCGAACTCTCGTTCTCCCCTTTGTTTTGACTATCGGCTTCGGATTTGGTTTTGTCTTTGCTTCCGGCTGAGCCTTTAGGTGATTCTTTGTTCTTGCTAACAGCGTTCGATTTTTTATTCAACCTAATTTTNNNNNNNNNNNNNNNNNNNNNNNNNNNNNNNNNNNNNNNNNNNNNNNNNNNNNNNNNNNNNNNNNNNNNNNNNNNNNNNNNNNNNNNNNNNNNNNNNNNNAAGTCTACGACATCGAAAGAAGCCATCGACagcttgaaagtttatttttcatgctacagtaaaccaaaaaatattgtatcAGATAGAGGATCGACCTTTACTCCAACGGAATTTTCCGATTTTGTTACAGAATTTGATATAAAACACATTTTAGTTGCTACAGGCTCGCCTCAGGCAAATGGACGAGTCGAGAGAGTAAATCGAACTCTAAAACCTATGTTAGGAAAATTGTCAGACATTGAAGTTGGAAAAAAATGGACTAAAACCCTATCTGAAATTGAATTtgcttttaataatttagtacacATAACAACGGGAGAAAGTCCCAGTATTTTATTGTTTGGTATTCCTCAACGAGGTAAAGTGCACGATCCTATAGCTGAATTCTTAATCAATGAtgtaaattgcgaaaaaagaaacttaaaagagATAAGAGATAAGGCCAgtaagaaaatgattgaaaaacgaAATCAGGTAATAGCTCAAGCCAATAAAAAGCGAAAAGGCGCAGTAGTCTATAAAGTGGATGACTAcgtcatgataaaaaattatgataacaCAGTAGGTATTTCTCCAAAAGTAATTCCACAGTTTAAAGGTCCTTATCAAGTGACTAAAGTTTTACGTAATAACAGATATGTTATTGCTGATATACCCGGTTTTCAAGTTACTCAGAAAAAATATGAAGGTGTTTGGGAACCAGCAAATATGCGTTTATGGCGAAAGAACATCTCTCCATTGAATAACTGAATTACTGCATATttccttttaaatattgtattgctATTTTATATTATGATTATTTCCAATATGTATCTACGTTTTATACTGTATTTGATATTTATGATTTCATTAtggaagaattatccaaagcactttcattgatcaaaaatgagtccgatagcgaatctgggaGGCAGTCTCGTAAGGAAGATGTTGAcgaaaataaattgcaaagaatcttagcgatgtacgtggatttaggtatgtcgaagaggaaatacgaaaagctaacaaagtacagtgaagaaataactggcaatgattcatatccgccgtatttaaagatctccaAAGCGaaaaaaagcttgttatccaggaaacggtaagcatatagagacatctaattta
This DNA window, taken from Belonocnema kinseyi isolate 2016_QV_RU_SX_M_011 chromosome 9, B_treatae_v1, whole genome shotgun sequence, encodes the following:
- the LOC117180495 gene encoding uncharacterized protein LOC117180495, which gives rise to MLGKLSDIEVGKKWTKTLSEIEFAFNNLVHITTGESPSILLFGIPQRGKVHDPIAEFLINDVNCEKRNLKEIRDKASKKMIEKRNQVIAQANKKRKGAVVYKVDDYVMIKNYDNTVGISPKVIPQFKGPYQVTKVLRNNRYVIADIPGFQVTQKKYEGVWEPANMRLWRKNISPLNN